A single genomic interval of Halomonas sp. GT harbors:
- the cheZ gene encoding protein phosphatase CheZ, whose protein sequence is MSQHEQDSATQLSEEAAEDLIFRIGKLTRMLRDNMRELGLDKEIEKAAEAIPDARDRLHYVATMTEQAAERALNAIDRAQPLQDQLSDRAEALDKRWAEWFEAPKELDDAKALVKETRTYLSDVPTIAAATNKELLDIMMAQDFQDLTGQVIKKMMDVIREIEHQLVQVLIDNVPGAHVRESMQRKAEDQWKNENARRNEELLNGPQVKDNAPDIVTGQDQVDDLLDELGF, encoded by the coding sequence ATGAGTCAGCATGAGCAGGATAGCGCTACCCAGCTATCTGAAGAAGCCGCTGAAGACCTGATCTTTCGCATCGGCAAACTTACCCGCATGTTGCGTGACAATATGCGAGAGCTGGGCCTGGATAAAGAGATCGAGAAAGCAGCGGAAGCAATTCCTGACGCGCGTGACCGGTTGCATTACGTCGCTACCATGACTGAGCAGGCAGCTGAACGTGCATTAAACGCTATTGATCGCGCCCAGCCATTGCAAGACCAACTCTCTGATCGTGCTGAAGCGCTCGATAAGCGCTGGGCCGAATGGTTTGAAGCGCCCAAAGAGTTGGATGATGCCAAAGCCTTGGTAAAAGAAACACGCACCTATCTAAGTGATGTGCCAACCATTGCTGCAGCGACAAACAAAGAACTGCTCGATATTATGATGGCTCAGGATTTTCAAGATCTTACCGGCCAGGTCATCAAGAAGATGATGGATGTCATCCGAGAAATTGAGCATCAGTTGGTGCAAGTACTTATCGATAACGTGCCGGGTGCTCATGTCCGTGAGTCGATGCAGCGTAAGGCAGAAGACCAATGGAAAAATGAGAACGCGCGTCGTAATGAAGAGCTGTTGAATGGCCCTCAGGTTAAGGACAATGCACCTGACATCGTTACTGGTCAGGATCAGGTAGACGACTTATTGGACGAATTAGGCTTTTAA